GGTGAGACCATGATCATGGTTCAGGGAGAAGTAAGCGGAAAAAAATACACGGAGCCCTTCTCCAAGGGCGTTCTGGCACGTTCACTTACCAGGGCAGAGATGGACCCCAACAAGGCATATACATTTGCTTCTAGAATTGAGGCTCACCTTAAAAAGAATAATGTAGATGTCATAACAATAGAGGAACTCGTTGATGTGGTCTCAGAGCACCTGAAAAGGGAGGATCCTGAGGTAGCAGAGAAGTACATGCTCTGGAGACGAATAAGGCAGTGCAAGGAGCCCCTGATAATACTCATAGGGGGGGCCTCCGGGGTTGGAACATCATCAATTGCATTTGAGGTTGCAAACCGCCTTGGCATAAGGAACATGATAAGCACCGACATGATAAGGGAGGTAATGCGTAAAATAGTCTCGAGGGAACTTCTCCCGTCCATTTATGAATCAAGCTACACAGCTTACCAGTCCCTCAGAATACCCCCACCACCGGAACTTGACGAGGTCCTAATTGGATTCAGGGATCACGTGGACACTGTGAGCATCGGTGTGGAGGCTGTAATTGAGAGGGCCCTCACAGAGGGTATAAGCATAGTGATTGAGGGTGTGCATATAGTCCCTGGGTTTATAAGGGATGACCTCATAAACAAGGAAAATGTTGCAATGTTTGTACTCACGGTTTCAGATGAGAACGTCCATAAGGGAAGGTTTTATTCACGTTGCAGACAGA
This genomic stretch from Methanothermobacter sp. harbors:
- a CDS encoding 2-phosphoglycerate kinase translates to MIMVQGEVSGKKYTEPFSKGVLARSLTRAEMDPNKAYTFASRIEAHLKKNNVDVITIEELVDVVSEHLKREDPEVAEKYMLWRRIRQCKEPLIILIGGASGVGTSSIAFEVANRLGIRNMISTDMIREVMRKIVSRELLPSIYESSYTAYQSLRIPPPPELDEVLIGFRDHVDTVSIGVEAVIERALTEGISIVIEGVHIVPGFIRDDLINKENVAMFVLTVSDENVHKGRFYSRCRQMWARRPLKRYISYFWAIRRIHRYIESQAKKHNVPVIENIDVVTTIDSIIKSLTKTSVKGGEKGAEKT